One Coprobacter fastidiosus genomic window, TTCCGGCTCTGTATGAGCATTTTAAGTTTGTTGCGGATAAAGGTCAGAATTTGCTACGGGTCGATAAATTTTTGGTAGCTCGCATCGAGAATACATCGAGAAACCGAATTCAACAAGCTGCCGAAGCTAATTGTATATTGGTAAACGGGAATCCGGTAAAGTCTAATTATCGAGTAAAACCGTTGGATGTCGTTTCGGTAGTGATGGACAGACCTCGTTATGAATCGGAAATCATACCGGAAAATATTCCCCTTAATATTGTATATGAAGATAAAGAGGTGCTGGTTGTGAATAAGCCGGCAGGTCTTGTCGTGCATCCGGGACATGGCAATTATTCAGGAACATTGGTCAATGCATTAGCATATTATTTCAGAAATGATCCTTTATTCGATGTCTCCGATCCTCGTTTAGGATTGGTGCATCGTATCGATAAAGATACTTCGGGTCTGTTGGTGATCGCTAAAACTCCCGAAGCGAAAACGAATTTGGGATTGCAATTTTTTAATAAAACGACAAAACGGAAGTATGTTGCATTGGTATGGGGAAGAATGGAGGAGAACGAAGGTCGGATCGAAGGAAATATAGGTCGTAGTTTGAAAGATCGTTTGCAAATGACCGTGTTTCCTGAGGGCGATTATGGTAAGCATGCCGTAACTCATTATACGACTCTCGAGCGTTTGGGATATGTTTCTCTTGTAGAATGTCGTTTGGAAACCGGGCGTACGCACCAGATACGGGTGCATATGAAATATATCGGTCATACCTTGTTTAATGATGCTCGGTATGGAGGAAATGAGGTACTCAAGGGAACGACTTTTGCCAAATATAAACAGTTCGTTCAAAATTGTTTTGATATTTGTCCCCGTCATGCCTTACATGCCAAAACTTTGGGTTTTGTACATCCGATTACGGGAAAAGAGATGTTTTTTGATTCGGAGATACCGGAGGATATGAGCTTGTTGATCGAAAAATGGCGTTCATACATGCAGAATAGAGAAATTGGTTGAATAAAGATCATTATATAAAATATTTTAAGTATATTTATTGCTATAAACATGGATAAGCGTAGAATTGCTATTGTAGCCGGTGGATATTCTTCGGAGTTTCCGGTCTCGTTGAGAAGTGCGCAAGGGATTTATTCTTTTATGGATGAAGACCGTTACGACATATATATCGTGAAATTGACTCGTGACGAATGGTTTGTTGAGTTGCCTGACGGAGAAACTTCTGAAATAGATAAAAATGATTTTAGTTTTGTCGAAGGTGGACGGATTCGTCATTTTGATTTCGTTTATATTACGATACATGGGACTCCCGGTGAAGACGGGCGTTTACAAGGCTACTTAGATATGATAGGTTTGCCTTATTCAACTTGTGATACTTTGGTTTCGGCTATGACATTCAATAAGTTTGTGTGTAATCGTTATCTGCATGCGTTCGGTATTCCTATTGCGCATTCTATCGTATTGCGAAACGGGCAGACTGTTTCTGACCGGGAGATCGTAGAGCAGATTGGTTTACCTTGCTTTATAAAACCTAATGTAGGTGGATCGAGTTGCGGAGCTACGAAAGTAAAGATTGAAGAAGAAATACAGCCGGCTATAAAGAAAGCTTTTGATGAAGGGAAAGAAGTTATTATCGAAGCTTTTATGGCAGGGACGGAAATCACTTGCGGCTGTTATAAAACCCGGAAACGGGATGTCGTACTCCCGGTTACCGAAGTCGTGAGTAAAAACGAGTTCTTTGATTATGAAGCCAAATATACGGCTTCCAAAGTAGAAGAGATCACTCCTGCCCGCTTATCTGAGGAAATGACAGCTAAGGTACAGGAACGGACATCTTTTATTTATGATATATTGGGGTGCAAAGGTATTATCCGTGTCGATTATATTATCGTGGGCAAAGAACCCTATTTGTTAGAAGTAAATACGACTCCGGGTATGACCGAGACCAGCTTTATCCCTCAGCAGGTAAAAGCTGCCGGAATGGAGATGAAACAGGTTTTGTCGGAGATTATTGAAGATGAAATGTTGTGAAGATAACGATTCTTATGAAGAGCTCTGTTATGATCTGTAAAATGATAAAGTTATGAGACAACTATTTGATTTTGACGAGATACGTCCTTTTTATGACGAGGAGATTCCTGACATTATCAGGTCGCTCACAAAAGAAGAAAAGTTTCGGCATGCTTTAAAATTCGTTGTTCCGGATGTGGATGCATTCTGTCGCCAAATGGAAGAATGTACTACTAAAAGAGAATTTCAAAAACGATTGGCTATTCCTGTATTAAACGATTTGGCGAGACGCTCTACTTCAGGAGTGGATGCGAGCGGACTTGAAAATTTGTCTCCGTCAGGTAATTATACCTATATGTCAAATCATCGAGATATAGTTTTAGATGCCTCTTTCCTGAATATGATGCTCGATGCTCACGGATTTGAAACCAGTGAAGTGGCGATCGGGGATAATTTATTGGTGTATCCGTGGATTTCAGATTTGGTACGGGTAAATAAAAGCGTTATCGTAAACCGTAATGTACCTCGCCGACGCATGCTTGAGGTTTCTCGCCGGTTATCTAATTATATTAATTTCGCAATTAAGATAAAACATCAATCTTTATGGATTGCCCAACGTGAGGGACGTTCTAAAAATTCTGAGGACCAAACGCAGGAAAGCGTTATCAAAATGCTGAATCTCGGGGGTGGAAGCGATATGCGTACGAACATTATGGGGTTGAATATTGTTCCGGTTTCTATATCTTATGAATATGATCCTTGTGACTATTTAAAAGCAAAAGAGTATCAGATGAAACGGGATAATCCTGATTACAAGAAACAACCTCAGGATGATCTTTTCAGTATGGAAACGGGAATATCCGGTTATAAGGGACATATTCATTTTTATTTATCGCCGGTTATTAACGGAGAATTAGAAAAATTGGAAGACTGTTGTGAAAAATCGGATGTGTTGCATTGTATAACCCATATTATTGATAAAGCAATTCATTCAAATTACATGATTTATTCGGGTAATTATGTCGCTTATGACGAGTTGTACCATACAGATCGTTTTTCAAGAAATTATTCCACAGAAGAGAAACGTCGTTTTATGGATTATATGCAGAAACAGTTAGATAAGATCGATTTACCGCAGAAGGATGAGGCGTTTCTTCTTGAAAGGATGCTTGAAATGTATTCTAATCCATTGAAAAATAAATTGATAGCTACGGGTGTTGATCTATGATGTAAAAAATATTTAGTATTAAATTTTATTTCATCATATAAAATGACTATTTTTGCGATGATAATAATAAAATATGTTCTGAAAAGAACATATTAGTGACATAAGCATAGAGATGCACATAAATTATAATTACAATATAGTTTTTCAGGTCTGAGGTTTTGGAAAAGTAATTGTTTTAGGATGTGAATCCATCAAAGCATGTTATTTTATTTACTCTTAGACACCTTATGAAGAATAGTGAATTGACTTCCGGCTTCGGATCTGAAAAACTTCTTATACAAAAGGCTTCGATGTCAATCGAAGTCTTTTGTTTTTGAGAATATTTTTCTGTTTTTGTGAGTATGATGGCAGCTTATCTGACGAAAGAAAATTCAAAGAAGAATTAAGTATTTGTCCGGATTATTTTATCGGAGACTTTAAACAGAATTTAAAGGTTAAGTATCATTGGGTTACCAAATCAATTTTCCTTTCCCTTCACGGACGATGAATGCATCGTCTTCGCTACAATCGACAATAGTAGAAGCCTCTATGCCTCCATATCCCCCATTGATGACAATATCGACGTCATTTTCATATTTTTCTGCAATGAGTTCGGGATCAGTAGTATATTCCAGAATCTCGTCTTCATCACGTATTGAAGTTGTTAGTACTGGATTTTCCAACTGATGTACGATTTCCCGAATTATAGAATTGTCAGGGACACGAATTCCCACTGTTTTACGGTTTTTGTAAATCTTTGGAAGATTGGAGTGAGTAGGCAGTATGAATGTAAACGGACCCGGTAGATTTTTTTTCATCAATTTGAAATGTTCGTTGTTTACTTTAGCGTATTGACTGATATTGCTGAGATCATAGCAAATGATCGATAGATTGACTTTTTGAGGATTAATGCCTTTTAGGCGGCATATTCGTTCAACGGCACGAACATTAAGAGCGTCACATCCGATCGCATATACAGTGTCTGTCGGATATACTATCAGTCCTCCTTCTTTGAGGACATTAACCACTTTGTTTAT contains:
- a CDS encoding RluA family pseudouridine synthase translates to MDEKLTDIETDCEELETGDEEIPALYEHFKFVADKGQNLLRVDKFLVARIENTSRNRIQQAAEANCILVNGNPVKSNYRVKPLDVVSVVMDRPRYESEIIPENIPLNIVYEDKEVLVVNKPAGLVVHPGHGNYSGTLVNALAYYFRNDPLFDVSDPRLGLVHRIDKDTSGLLVIAKTPEAKTNLGLQFFNKTTKRKYVALVWGRMEENEGRIEGNIGRSLKDRLQMTVFPEGDYGKHAVTHYTTLERLGYVSLVECRLETGRTHQIRVHMKYIGHTLFNDARYGGNEVLKGTTFAKYKQFVQNCFDICPRHALHAKTLGFVHPITGKEMFFDSEIPEDMSLLIEKWRSYMQNREIG
- a CDS encoding D-alanine--D-alanine ligase: MDKRRIAIVAGGYSSEFPVSLRSAQGIYSFMDEDRYDIYIVKLTRDEWFVELPDGETSEIDKNDFSFVEGGRIRHFDFVYITIHGTPGEDGRLQGYLDMIGLPYSTCDTLVSAMTFNKFVCNRYLHAFGIPIAHSIVLRNGQTVSDREIVEQIGLPCFIKPNVGGSSCGATKVKIEEEIQPAIKKAFDEGKEVIIEAFMAGTEITCGCYKTRKRDVVLPVTEVVSKNEFFDYEAKYTASKVEEITPARLSEEMTAKVQERTSFIYDILGCKGIIRVDYIIVGKEPYLLEVNTTPGMTETSFIPQQVKAAGMEMKQVLSEIIEDEML
- a CDS encoding 1-acyl-sn-glycerol-3-phosphate acyltransferase, giving the protein MRQLFDFDEIRPFYDEEIPDIIRSLTKEEKFRHALKFVVPDVDAFCRQMEECTTKREFQKRLAIPVLNDLARRSTSGVDASGLENLSPSGNYTYMSNHRDIVLDASFLNMMLDAHGFETSEVAIGDNLLVYPWISDLVRVNKSVIVNRNVPRRRMLEVSRRLSNYINFAIKIKHQSLWIAQREGRSKNSEDQTQESVIKMLNLGGGSDMRTNIMGLNIVPVSISYEYDPCDYLKAKEYQMKRDNPDYKKQPQDDLFSMETGISGYKGHIHFYLSPVINGELEKLEDCCEKSDVLHCITHIIDKAIHSNYMIYSGNYVAYDELYHTDRFSRNYSTEEKRRFMDYMQKQLDKIDLPQKDEAFLLERMLEMYSNPLKNKLIATGVDL
- a CDS encoding L-threonylcarbamoyladenylate synthase encodes the protein MEVIKIYPENPNPKEINKVVNVLKEGGLIVYPTDTVYAIGCDALNVRAVERICRLKGINPQKVNLSIICYDLSNISQYAKVNNEHFKLMKKNLPGPFTFILPTHSNLPKIYKNRKTVGIRVPDNSIIREIVHQLENPVLTTSIRDEDEILEYTTDPELIAEKYENDVDIVINGGYGGIEASTIVDCSEDDAFIVREGKGKLIW